The proteins below are encoded in one region of Pseudomonas putida S13.1.2:
- a CDS encoding aspartyl/asparaginyl beta-hydroxylase domain-containing protein encodes MTFSFAAKAGVLLVFFGSVLFVHLRGKARLPVLRQFVNHSALFAPYNALMYLFSGVPSKPYLDRQRFPELDVLKDNWQEIREEAMRLFDEGYIRAAEKDNDAGFGSFFKKGWKRFYLKWYDKPLPSAEALCPRTVELVSSIPNVKGAMFALLPGGSHLNPHRDPFAGSLRYHLGLSTPNSDACRIYVDGQEYAWRDGEDVMFDETYVHWVKNETDVTRVILFCDIERPLSSSLMTRINRQVSAVLGRATAPQNTDDERVGGINQAYAWSKRFSNKISTHMKQFKRANPKAYRVLRPVLAVVVAYLLYRWLF; translated from the coding sequence ATGACCTTTTCCTTTGCAGCCAAGGCGGGCGTCTTGCTGGTGTTTTTCGGCAGCGTGCTGTTCGTGCACCTGCGCGGCAAAGCCCGCCTGCCGGTGTTGCGCCAGTTCGTCAACCATTCGGCGCTGTTTGCCCCGTACAACGCCTTGATGTACCTGTTTTCCGGTGTGCCGTCCAAGCCCTACCTGGACCGTCAGCGCTTCCCTGAACTGGACGTGTTGAAAGACAACTGGCAGGAAATCCGCGAAGAGGCCATGCGCCTGTTCGACGAGGGCTACATCCGCGCCGCCGAGAAGGACAATGACGCCGGCTTCGGTTCGTTCTTCAAGAAAGGCTGGAAGCGTTTTTACCTGAAGTGGTACGACAAACCGCTGCCTTCGGCTGAAGCCCTGTGCCCGCGCACTGTCGAGCTGGTCAGCAGCATCCCCAACGTCAAGGGCGCGATGTTTGCGCTGCTGCCCGGCGGCAGCCACCTGAACCCGCACCGCGACCCGTTCGCAGGCTCGCTGCGCTACCACCTGGGCCTGTCCACGCCGAACTCCGATGCTTGCCGCATCTACGTCGATGGCCAGGAATACGCCTGGCGTGACGGCGAGGACGTGATGTTTGACGAAACTTACGTGCACTGGGTCAAGAACGAGACCGACGTTACCCGGGTGATCCTGTTCTGTGACATCGAGCGCCCGCTCAGCAGCTCGCTGATGACCCGCATCAACCGCCAGGTCAGTGCCGTCCTCGGCCGCGCCACCGCGCCGCAGAACACCGACGACGAGCGCGTGGGCGGCATCAACCAGGCGTATGCCTGGAGCAAGCGGTTCAGCAATAAAATCAGCACCCACATGAAGCAGTTCAAGCGTGCCAACCCAAAGGCCTACCGCGTGCTGCGGCCGGTGCTGGCGGTGGTGGTGGCTTATTTGCTTTATCGCTGGTTGTTCTGA
- a CDS encoding RCC1 domain-containing protein, producing the protein MANTTAGNGLQTDIDDFIEYLNELDPNNVTAGTLGHIYIPDAVRPLKTRGAEVGVSGDLINEGSAGLPVVVQAYPNMQVDDVIKVYWSDDLVWTHRVRQGQTGVPLTLNIPPEDIPEGITELYYSVTPTGTDSEEQSARLNVLVRFNYPGEDAANMDELAAPQVSHTTIELDSTNVKVTIPAYAKMRRYDRIHLSWSGHVLEHEVKRNEVGRAVVIDIPQDAVNGTSDANVEISYYVVDEVGNESADWSADTVIPNGQATGLPAPFVIDPQTARNVLRLRPGEPGSSGLSVEIDPPAQGFALGAQVHVTWTAETAQGVITLVDLGTQVVVRPNRTLVFDLPAEHLQPLWGGRGTASYEVIQGSQVEHSKRTRVNFVGAPLRLPPPQLNGISQGYVDADLDPVIVVIPATAQLQANDTVILTWRGKRPDTTLLLEQPAALRISNARAGQDVVFRIDAARALLPLDGGTLEIFYTVTRGNAQLPSETALLDVGETPETLAPPSLDPDPANGVLDPSLPEYAAGVDLVVTLPGTVTVPYDVEIEWSTSSGGVYHDTQSVTDADATSIRFQIPPAQLVGGLTQTEDVTAYYRIVRPAQPDQISYDLDLVLGEQPQLDLALPTVNELQQSTLDPSTLAHGATVTIPASAGLAAGDKVVVYWDGDHANSVTEVHDSVARGEEGQSRTLPIDLTYVLASENGEVDVQYEIIRFDHNRPSDWSGVVSFRVQRGPLPLPVINEAVQDNINPFDLNGQATVVIAAAAKLAIGDEVVVQLVGLVSNHVETITHIVKAGEEGKALHVVVRTDVVTANLNQGLKLSYRIKRILDGRVEQSAERLYSVNQEVSAAPLRVMGARYNVDGRADITPPRRLTAVHASESVPVLAEWRYSGDANWTPGQTWRDTQPERMLEVRTHASSVVLNVANVLGNKNGFTALIDTSTPGAYSLHSWGSIAVAPGLDDVVDLSVNGLAMAARGLNGAITCWGHTSHGGTMRPEDIGRRDFIKVRSNYSAFVALYGSDSGERRLTGWGQLAYGARIPQHILDLRDVNDVAASYYAFAALRDNGRVACWGHASYGAVLPQAYETFDDVVEVRGSSSGFIARRVTSDGRKKVFSWGNESGAGNMPAAIQQREDIESIEAHGSYAYCLLTSQGQVLAFGHVNHGGSVPAEIARLTDIVEVTATASAFCARRRNGHIVAWGLAASGGSLPADIARRADVLQVAASGGAFAALFADGSVRSWGNAASGGNSSAITGQLVNVRAIYSNYYAFTALTDDGRVLTWGDSSYGGNSLSSQPKLVQKLRAQRN; encoded by the coding sequence ATGGCTAATACGACTGCCGGAAATGGCCTCCAAACGGATATTGATGATTTCATCGAGTATCTGAATGAACTCGACCCCAACAACGTGACTGCAGGAACTCTGGGCCATATTTACATTCCGGACGCTGTGCGACCGCTCAAGACCAGGGGCGCAGAAGTGGGTGTCAGTGGTGATCTGATAAACGAAGGCAGTGCCGGCCTGCCGGTGGTCGTCCAGGCGTATCCCAACATGCAGGTGGACGATGTCATCAAGGTCTATTGGAGTGATGATCTGGTCTGGACTCACCGGGTCCGTCAAGGCCAGACCGGCGTTCCCCTGACGCTGAATATCCCGCCCGAAGATATACCGGAGGGCATCACCGAACTGTATTACAGCGTGACGCCCACAGGCACCGATAGCGAAGAACAGTCCGCACGCCTGAACGTGCTGGTGCGGTTCAATTATCCGGGTGAAGATGCCGCCAATATGGATGAGCTGGCGGCGCCCCAGGTGTCCCATACCACGATCGAGTTGGACAGCACGAACGTAAAAGTAACTATTCCGGCCTACGCCAAGATGCGCCGATACGACCGCATACACCTGAGCTGGTCGGGCCACGTGCTTGAGCACGAGGTCAAGCGCAACGAAGTAGGCAGAGCGGTTGTAATCGACATTCCCCAGGATGCGGTGAATGGAACCTCGGATGCAAACGTGGAAATCAGCTATTACGTAGTTGACGAGGTGGGTAACGAATCCGCTGACTGGTCAGCCGATACGGTCATCCCGAACGGTCAGGCAACAGGGTTGCCAGCGCCCTTCGTGATTGATCCGCAAACGGCAAGAAACGTCCTGCGCCTGAGGCCCGGCGAGCCTGGCAGTAGCGGGCTCAGTGTGGAGATAGACCCACCAGCACAGGGCTTTGCGCTGGGTGCGCAGGTCCACGTGACCTGGACTGCAGAGACCGCACAAGGCGTGATCACCCTGGTCGACCTGGGCACACAGGTGGTGGTGCGGCCCAACCGTACGTTGGTATTCGACCTGCCTGCCGAGCACCTGCAGCCGTTATGGGGCGGGCGTGGGACGGCCAGCTACGAAGTCATTCAGGGCAGCCAGGTGGAGCACTCCAAGCGCACCCGGGTCAACTTCGTCGGCGCTCCACTGCGGTTGCCACCGCCTCAGCTCAACGGCATCAGCCAAGGCTATGTGGATGCCGACCTGGACCCAGTCATCGTGGTGATTCCAGCAACCGCGCAACTGCAGGCCAACGATACAGTCATCCTGACATGGCGCGGTAAGCGGCCAGACACCACACTGCTGCTGGAACAGCCCGCTGCGTTGCGTATCAGCAATGCCCGGGCCGGGCAGGATGTAGTGTTCCGGATCGACGCGGCAAGGGCGCTGTTGCCGCTGGATGGCGGTACGCTGGAAATTTTCTACACCGTGACCCGAGGCAACGCGCAACTCCCGTCTGAGACGGCTTTACTGGATGTCGGTGAAACGCCAGAAACCCTGGCGCCGCCATCACTCGATCCAGACCCCGCAAATGGCGTGCTGGACCCGTCACTGCCGGAATATGCCGCAGGCGTCGATCTGGTGGTAACGCTACCCGGTACAGTCACCGTACCCTATGATGTGGAAATCGAATGGAGCACATCCAGCGGCGGGGTCTACCACGACACTCAAAGCGTCACTGACGCGGACGCTACTAGCATAAGGTTTCAGATTCCGCCGGCGCAGCTCGTTGGAGGCCTGACCCAGACCGAGGACGTGACAGCATACTACCGCATCGTACGGCCCGCCCAACCCGACCAGATCTCGTACGATCTCGATCTGGTGCTGGGCGAACAACCGCAGTTGGACCTGGCTCTGCCGACCGTCAATGAGCTGCAACAGAGCACGCTCGACCCTTCCACCCTCGCCCATGGCGCAACAGTGACCATTCCGGCGTCCGCGGGCCTCGCTGCCGGTGACAAGGTGGTGGTCTACTGGGATGGCGATCACGCGAACAGTGTGACCGAGGTACATGACTCAGTCGCCCGCGGAGAGGAAGGCCAGTCGCGCACCTTGCCGATTGACCTGACGTATGTACTTGCCAGTGAAAATGGCGAAGTTGATGTTCAGTATGAAATTATCCGCTTCGATCACAACCGCCCTTCGGACTGGTCGGGCGTGGTCAGCTTTCGGGTGCAACGCGGTCCTTTGCCGTTGCCCGTGATCAATGAGGCGGTGCAAGACAATATCAACCCGTTCGACCTCAACGGCCAGGCGACGGTCGTCATTGCCGCTGCTGCGAAGCTGGCCATTGGCGATGAAGTGGTGGTGCAGCTGGTAGGGCTGGTTTCAAATCATGTGGAAACCATCACTCACATCGTGAAAGCGGGCGAGGAAGGTAAAGCCTTGCACGTGGTGGTCCGGACCGACGTCGTCACCGCCAACCTCAATCAAGGCTTGAAGCTCAGTTACCGCATCAAACGCATCCTGGATGGTCGGGTGGAACAATCAGCCGAGCGACTGTACTCGGTCAACCAGGAGGTCAGTGCTGCACCGTTGCGGGTCATGGGCGCGCGCTACAACGTCGATGGAAGGGCGGACATCACACCCCCACGCCGGCTGACTGCGGTCCATGCGTCGGAATCGGTGCCGGTGCTTGCCGAATGGCGCTACAGCGGAGATGCCAATTGGACCCCGGGGCAGACTTGGCGCGATACGCAACCTGAACGGATGCTCGAGGTCCGCACCCACGCCAGCAGCGTAGTGCTTAACGTCGCAAACGTGCTGGGCAATAAAAATGGCTTCACAGCCCTGATCGACACATCGACCCCGGGCGCCTACAGCCTTCATTCCTGGGGGAGCATAGCTGTTGCACCAGGGCTCGATGACGTCGTCGATCTTTCCGTCAATGGCTTGGCAATGGCAGCCAGGGGGCTCAATGGTGCGATTACTTGCTGGGGACACACGAGTCACGGCGGCACCATGAGGCCTGAGGACATCGGCAGGCGGGACTTCATCAAGGTGCGCTCCAACTACTCTGCGTTCGTCGCGTTGTATGGCAGTGATTCTGGCGAACGTCGCCTGACCGGCTGGGGACAGCTGGCGTACGGCGCGAGAATTCCGCAACACATTCTTGACCTGCGCGATGTGAATGACGTAGCCGCTAGTTACTATGCTTTTGCAGCATTACGCGATAATGGCCGCGTGGCTTGCTGGGGGCATGCCAGTTATGGCGCTGTTCTTCCCCAAGCCTACGAGACATTTGACGATGTGGTCGAAGTCCGAGGCAGTAGCAGCGGCTTCATTGCCCGGCGAGTGACATCGGATGGGCGCAAGAAAGTGTTCTCCTGGGGTAACGAATCCGGCGCTGGCAACATGCCCGCCGCCATCCAGCAGCGGGAGGATATCGAGTCGATCGAAGCGCATGGCAGTTATGCATACTGCCTGTTGACCAGCCAGGGTCAGGTCCTGGCGTTCGGACACGTAAACCACGGCGGTAGTGTACCTGCCGAAATAGCCAGGCTGACCGACATTGTAGAAGTGACGGCCACAGCGTCCGCCTTCTGTGCTCGCCGTAGAAATGGCCACATTGTAGCGTGGGGGCTCGCGGCCAGCGGGGGCAGCCTTCCAGCCGACATCGCCAGGCGTGCAGATGTGCTTCAGGTCGCCGCTAGCGGGGGGGCATTCGCGGCCCTGTTTGCCGACGGCTCGGTCAGAAGCTGGGGCAATGCAGCGTCTGGTGGCAACTCAAGTGCTATCACGGGGCAGTTGGTCAACGTCAGGGCTATCTATTCCAACTACTACGCGTTCACCGCCCTGACCGACGATGGCAGGGTTTTGACCTGGGGCGACAGCAGTTATGGCGGTAACAGCCTGTCTTCACAGCCCAAGCTGGTGCAGAAGCTGCGCGCTCAACGTAACTGA
- a CDS encoding Ig-like domain-containing protein, whose amino-acid sequence MSNLNAPSSQHTVAGWLDPDRLPPLGVAIDIQLDAMYAGEELTVVLAKADGTQLASKSLPVNHNDQAITLRFANQYFTTGSGKLQVYYTVGEDGPSAPLDFDISEGFSGDHVVDLSAQRLPVFYHNGVIKLPQNLPAQMHFARPLTGATGYTSSNASVATVDSTGNVSVLRNGNTTITATLADGATQQYVLRVTGLVGLEMLASSATFSGAERLCRGLGMRVPSQSDFALFNSTYGSQMKQWLPNLAIWGQAIGAGTAWTFHPHTAVITGESTAASALRQVAGMS is encoded by the coding sequence ATGAGCAACCTTAACGCGCCAAGTTCCCAACACACCGTCGCCGGCTGGCTGGACCCTGACCGGTTGCCGCCGCTGGGCGTTGCGATCGACATCCAGCTCGACGCTATGTATGCAGGCGAAGAGCTCACCGTAGTGTTGGCCAAAGCAGATGGGACGCAACTGGCAAGCAAAAGCCTGCCGGTCAACCATAACGACCAGGCCATCACCCTGCGCTTTGCCAACCAGTATTTCACCACGGGCAGCGGTAAGCTGCAGGTCTATTACACGGTAGGCGAAGATGGCCCAAGTGCGCCCTTGGACTTCGACATCAGTGAGGGCTTTTCCGGTGACCATGTGGTGGATCTTTCAGCCCAGCGTTTGCCGGTTTTCTATCACAATGGGGTGATCAAACTGCCCCAGAACCTTCCCGCCCAAATGCATTTTGCCCGGCCGCTGACGGGCGCCACTGGCTACACGAGCAGTAACGCGAGCGTCGCGACAGTAGACAGCACGGGCAATGTCAGCGTGTTGCGCAATGGGAACACCACCATCACCGCAACCCTGGCCGATGGCGCCACGCAGCAGTACGTGTTGCGCGTAACCGGCCTTGTGGGGCTTGAAATGCTCGCTAGCAGTGCGACCTTTAGCGGTGCTGAGAGACTGTGCAGGGGGCTGGGTATGCGTGTACCGAGTCAGTCCGACTTTGCGTTGTTCAATAGCACTTACGGCAGCCAGATGAAGCAGTGGTTACCTAATCTGGCCATCTGGGGGCAGGCCATCGGTGCAGGTACCGCTTGGACCTTCCACCCACATACTGCCGTGATCACGGGCGAATCGACCGCCGCAAGCGCCCTGCGCCAAGTAGCGGGAATGAGCTGA
- a CDS encoding recombinase-like helix-turn-helix domain-containing protein — translation MSTPEVYLQPHQARKRPNTPFEDLLGDSIERAYGNGVSELGELVAHLNLAGPPCPLTSGEWTEDTFKTLMARLGE, via the coding sequence ATGAGCACACCCGAGGTTTACCTGCAGCCGCACCAGGCCCGTAAACGCCCCAACACGCCGTTCGAAGACCTGCTCGGCGACTCGATCGAACGCGCCTACGGCAACGGCGTGAGCGAACTGGGCGAATTGGTTGCGCACCTGAACCTGGCCGGCCCGCCCTGCCCGCTGACCAGCGGTGAATGGACCGAAGACACTTTCAAAACCCTGATGGCACGGCTGGGCGAATGA
- a CDS encoding DUF4265 domain-containing protein, whose translation MPPEQNSAYKIVLWRLEQDAQGYPPASVEGLWAKPTATGYQVDSIPFYAYGIAPGDTICIREDGEQSWFEALLQSGGASVFRVLVKAAGDLEQVCIALEDFGCPCEVEKAVRMLAVEVPPARSLDTLLYYLLTQREAGLLDFEEGVLRHAIPEEFR comes from the coding sequence ATGCCCCCCGAGCAAAACTCAGCTTACAAGATCGTGCTCTGGCGCCTGGAGCAGGATGCCCAAGGCTACCCACCCGCTTCGGTCGAAGGGCTCTGGGCAAAACCCACGGCAACCGGTTACCAGGTCGACAGCATCCCCTTCTATGCCTACGGCATCGCGCCCGGCGATACCATCTGCATTCGCGAAGACGGCGAACAATCCTGGTTCGAGGCCCTGCTGCAAAGCGGCGGCGCTTCGGTGTTCCGCGTTCTTGTGAAAGCCGCAGGCGACCTGGAGCAGGTGTGCATAGCACTCGAGGATTTCGGCTGCCCATGCGAAGTCGAGAAGGCCGTGAGAATGCTGGCTGTCGAAGTCCCGCCAGCGCGTTCGCTCGACACCCTGCTCTACTACCTGCTCACCCAGCGCGAAGCCGGCCTGCTGGACTTCGAGGAAGGCGTGCTACGCCACGCCATCCCCGAAGAATTCCGCTAG
- a CDS encoding PDR/VanB family oxidoreductase, with protein sequence MSNSSTISALVHTLRHEAEGIISVELRPWGDTVFAPFEAGSHIDLHLPNGLVRSYSLLNAPSDQGRYVVGILRDRASRGGSRYVHEQLRVGTQLQISQPRNNFALDTRASHSVLVAGGIGITPIYCMFRQLLALGRSAELIYCARSRAEAALVEEITGLGAKVLYHFNDEKGGLPDLASYLGGRPADTHFYCCGPTPMLDAFEQACERLGYPHAHIERFSATEVAPSADAQDSYSVELSKSGKTVSVEPGLNLLDVLLEAGCDIEYSCREGVCGSCETRVLEGDVDHRDGVLTKAERAANKSMMVCVSGCKSRRLVLDL encoded by the coding sequence ATGTCCAACTCCTCCACCATCAGCGCGTTGGTGCACACCCTGCGCCATGAAGCCGAAGGCATCATCAGCGTCGAGCTGCGCCCGTGGGGCGATACCGTGTTCGCCCCCTTCGAGGCCGGGTCGCACATCGACCTGCACCTGCCCAACGGCCTGGTGCGCAGCTACTCGCTGCTGAACGCGCCCAGCGATCAGGGCCGCTATGTGGTCGGTATCCTGCGTGACCGCGCCAGCCGCGGCGGCTCGCGCTACGTCCACGAGCAACTGCGGGTGGGCACGCAGTTGCAGATTTCCCAACCGCGCAACAACTTCGCCCTCGACACCCGCGCCAGCCACAGCGTACTGGTGGCCGGCGGTATCGGCATCACGCCGATCTACTGCATGTTCCGCCAGTTGCTGGCGCTGGGGCGTTCGGCCGAGCTGATCTACTGCGCCCGCTCGCGCGCCGAGGCGGCGCTGGTGGAGGAGATCACTGGGCTGGGTGCAAAGGTGCTGTACCACTTCAACGATGAGAAAGGCGGCCTGCCGGACCTGGCCAGCTACCTGGGCGGTCGTCCTGCGGATACGCACTTTTACTGCTGCGGGCCAACGCCGATGCTCGATGCCTTCGAGCAGGCCTGCGAACGGCTGGGCTACCCGCATGCACACATCGAGCGCTTTAGCGCAACAGAAGTGGCGCCATCGGCGGATGCCCAGGACAGCTACAGCGTCGAGCTGAGCAAATCGGGCAAGACGGTCAGCGTCGAGCCGGGGTTGAACCTGCTGGATGTGCTGCTCGAAGCCGGATGCGATATCGAGTACAGCTGCCGTGAGGGTGTGTGTGGCTCTTGCGAGACCCGAGTGCTGGAGGGGGATGTGGACCACCGCGATGGGGTGCTGACCAAGGCTGAGCGGGCGGCGAACAAATCGATGATGGTGTGTGTGTCCGGATGCAAGAGCCGACGCTTGGTGCTTGATCTGTGA
- a CDS encoding DUF2599 domain-containing protein produces the protein MKDIKTGFASAVIVPLFFFTTVVDAATCEGVVKEIDKWYSDTSSTCGIDPAADCSGVMLRATHRWDERSGNPEKIPAPTDPLKYHVWNPSPASVESGGVSVSWIRSDRIAYKDPGMRANNGIIFTPRQFVNDREKKLNVVCAFPIDAWTDTRSGRGCLDNSTTVEAEDSCQALGVNSATNWTQHYNSLNANSLYERHRKQCGFSLHKDLTRAQRTQAFQQFIAARQAIADTAEAKETQTELRIATWENDKVPVAAFFYSAQTGKKQAMKNQFDYYQHTGQWVPAIKMEFPQDANSKANFSCEADAQHRDLPRPINKTSPAGYIQSATWIQRDGDPHLGNGVWTLSVTPTAHARTIGADETEAMYAELLRKYGDDPRWSGDKYGGGMRRQLVCHLTGADNGRQIRNKPTFNMEPVRPDASHQQSIAEGCNVWPAVPYL, from the coding sequence ATGAAAGACATAAAGACGGGGTTCGCCTCGGCCGTTATAGTGCCTCTGTTTTTCTTTACCACAGTTGTTGATGCTGCAACATGCGAAGGTGTTGTCAAGGAAATTGATAAATGGTACTCCGACACAAGCTCGACTTGCGGTATAGACCCGGCAGCCGACTGCAGTGGCGTCATGTTAAGGGCCACTCATCGATGGGATGAAAGGTCGGGCAACCCTGAAAAAATCCCCGCGCCCACGGATCCACTGAAATACCACGTTTGGAATCCCAGCCCCGCATCTGTGGAATCCGGAGGCGTGTCGGTGTCCTGGATACGGAGTGACCGTATCGCCTATAAAGATCCGGGCATGAGAGCAAATAACGGGATCATCTTTACGCCACGCCAATTCGTTAACGATAGAGAAAAGAAATTGAATGTGGTCTGTGCGTTTCCAATCGACGCCTGGACAGACACCCGCAGTGGTAGAGGTTGCCTGGATAATTCAACCACTGTAGAAGCGGAAGACAGCTGCCAGGCGCTGGGGGTCAACAGTGCTACGAATTGGACCCAACACTACAATTCATTGAACGCCAATAGCCTCTATGAACGGCACAGAAAGCAATGCGGCTTCAGCCTGCACAAGGACCTGACACGTGCACAACGGACGCAGGCGTTTCAACAATTCATTGCTGCGCGCCAAGCAATCGCCGACACCGCAGAGGCGAAAGAGACACAGACAGAGTTGCGCATTGCGACCTGGGAAAATGACAAAGTTCCAGTAGCAGCATTTTTCTATAGCGCCCAAACTGGAAAAAAGCAAGCAATGAAAAACCAGTTTGATTATTACCAGCACACCGGACAATGGGTGCCGGCAATTAAAATGGAATTCCCGCAGGACGCCAATAGCAAAGCGAATTTCTCCTGCGAGGCTGACGCGCAACATCGAGACCTGCCGCGACCGATCAACAAGACTTCTCCCGCAGGCTACATTCAGAGCGCAACGTGGATCCAGCGTGATGGCGATCCTCATTTGGGCAATGGTGTCTGGACGCTATCGGTTACCCCCACGGCGCATGCACGCACCATTGGAGCGGATGAAACCGAAGCCATGTATGCAGAACTGCTGAGAAAATATGGTGATGACCCACGCTGGAGCGGTGACAAGTATGGTGGCGGCATGCGCAGGCAACTGGTCTGTCATTTGACCGGCGCGGACAACGGTCGCCAAATACGAAATAAACCAACATTTAACATGGAGCCGGTGCGACCCGACGCCAGCCATCAGCAATCTATAGCTGAAGGGTGCAATGTTTGGCCGGCAGTCCCCTACCTGTAA
- a CDS encoding DMT family transporter yields MSVFTKASVASAATTSLFVLLWSSGAIVSKLGLAHASPFAFLLLRSALALAGLLLIGPLLGLRWPRSRGAILRALGTGCVLLGAYQIFYLLALNTHVTPGVMATVMGVQPILTVVLMERQRSWSRLFGLGLGLGGLIMVVYQGINLGGVSLAGMLFALLALASMTVGSILQKRITDNPMGTLPLQYLAGFAMCAVFAPLQPLHVEWTGGFVGALLWMGLVVSLLATLLLYRLIAKGNLVNVTSLFYLVPAVTAVMDFLIFGNRLAPLSLLGMGLIVVGLLFVFRKPAARLAQA; encoded by the coding sequence ATGTCTGTCTTTACCAAAGCATCCGTGGCCTCGGCGGCCACGACCAGCCTGTTCGTCCTGCTGTGGAGCAGCGGGGCGATCGTCTCCAAGCTGGGCCTGGCGCATGCCAGCCCGTTCGCCTTCCTGCTGTTGCGCTCGGCATTGGCCCTCGCGGGCCTGCTGCTGATCGGCCCGCTGCTGGGGCTGCGCTGGCCGCGCAGCCGCGGGGCCATCCTGCGCGCCCTGGGTACCGGGTGTGTGCTGCTCGGCGCGTACCAGATCTTCTACTTGCTGGCGCTCAACACCCATGTCACCCCTGGCGTCATGGCCACGGTCATGGGGGTACAACCGATCCTTACCGTGGTGCTGATGGAGCGCCAACGTTCCTGGAGCCGTCTGTTCGGCCTGGGTCTGGGGCTGGGCGGGTTGATCATGGTGGTGTACCAAGGCATCAACCTGGGCGGGGTGTCGCTGGCGGGGATGCTGTTTGCCCTGCTTGCGCTGGCCAGCATGACCGTGGGCTCGATCCTGCAGAAACGCATCACCGATAACCCCATGGGCACGCTGCCGCTGCAGTACCTCGCCGGCTTTGCCATGTGCGCGGTGTTCGCACCGTTACAACCGCTGCATGTCGAGTGGACCGGCGGCTTTGTCGGCGCGTTGCTGTGGATGGGCCTGGTGGTTTCATTGCTGGCGACCTTGCTGCTGTACCGGCTGATCGCCAAGGGTAACCTGGTCAATGTCACCAGCCTGTTCTACCTGGTGCCGGCAGTCACTGCGGTGATGGACTTCCTGATCTTCGGCAACCGCCTGGCACCGCTCAGCCTGCTGGGCATGGGGTTGATCGTGGTAGGCCTGCTGTTCGTGTTTCGCAAGCCCGCCGCGCGCCTTGCCCAGGCGTAG
- a CDS encoding aromatic ring-hydroxylating oxygenase subunit alpha, translating into MNMQITVDPVENHLANGLKDLWFPVLPSELLGEKPVSIRRLGYKIALWRDNDGSVHALEDHCPHRGAPLSQGPVLGDRLQCPYHGVEVRCDGTVTKVPGSPGCKLEGSRPTRMFHTREAAGAIFLFNATEPNLDTPPELVLPEQLSSPEWSSFLCYTEWKGDYRYVLDNVMDPMHGTYLHKMSHSMSEGEATAKFVTRDTDQGFFFEKEGQRGVNFDWTEFLDNGCHWLRLEIPYPKTGGPGGNFSIVASYTPSSRALSAVFHWRTRRLSGWQRDTWRFLYKNRLEARHWAVLEQDRVLLEFMEFEANQRENLYQHDLGVVRLRRYLKGKAKEQLALIETRQLA; encoded by the coding sequence ATGAACATGCAGATTACCGTCGACCCTGTTGAAAACCACCTGGCCAACGGCCTGAAAGACCTCTGGTTCCCGGTTTTACCGTCGGAGCTGCTCGGCGAGAAACCCGTCTCGATTCGCCGCCTGGGCTACAAGATCGCCCTGTGGCGCGACAACGACGGCAGCGTCCATGCCCTCGAAGACCACTGCCCGCACCGCGGTGCGCCGTTGTCCCAGGGGCCGGTACTGGGCGACCGCTTGCAGTGCCCGTACCACGGTGTCGAAGTGCGCTGTGACGGCACCGTGACCAAAGTGCCCGGCAGCCCCGGCTGCAAGCTCGAAGGCAGCCGCCCGACGCGGATGTTCCATACCCGCGAGGCCGCTGGCGCGATCTTCCTGTTCAACGCCACCGAGCCGAACCTGGACACACCGCCGGAGCTGGTGCTGCCTGAACAGCTGAGCTCGCCCGAGTGGAGCAGCTTCCTCTGCTACACCGAGTGGAAAGGCGACTACCGCTACGTGCTCGACAACGTCATGGACCCGATGCACGGCACCTACCTGCACAAGATGTCGCATTCGATGAGCGAGGGTGAGGCTACCGCCAAGTTCGTCACCCGCGACACCGACCAGGGCTTCTTCTTCGAGAAGGAAGGCCAGCGCGGGGTCAACTTCGACTGGACCGAATTCCTCGACAACGGCTGCCACTGGCTGCGCCTGGAAATACCCTACCCGAAGACCGGTGGCCCGGGCGGCAACTTCTCGATTGTCGCCAGCTACACCCCCAGCAGCCGCGCCCTGTCCGCAGTATTTCACTGGCGCACGCGGCGGCTGAGCGGCTGGCAGCGCGACACCTGGCGCTTCCTCTACAAGAACCGCCTGGAGGCGCGCCACTGGGCAGTGCTGGAACAGGACCGGGTGTTGCTGGAGTTCATGGAGTTTGAAGCCAACCAGCGCGAAAACCTCTACCAGCACGACCTTGGCGTGGTGCGCCTGCGCCGTTACCTGAAGGGCAAGGCCAAGGAACAGCTGGCCCTGATCGAAACCCGGCAACTGGCCTGA